One Marmota flaviventris isolate mMarFla1 chromosome 17, mMarFla1.hap1, whole genome shotgun sequence genomic window, CACCAGGCCCTGGCTGGGGCCATCTGTACTGCTGTTGTAGAATCTGAGTTATGTAGAATGAGAGTCTTGGGGACCTTCAGACAAAGGACCCCAAGGCCTAACCCCCAAATCCTCTCCCCTCCGCCACCAGCACCTTTGAGTCCActggccacagcacctggctactTGGTCTCTGGGAACACAGCAGTGGCAGCAAAGTGCCCTTGGCTCTCCTGGCTGCAAGGTCAGCCCTTCAAGGTGCGCCCAGAAACATTGGTTGTTTGGGGAAAGGCCTTCAGCTGCAAGTTCTGCACCCAGTTCCACCTGAGATGGCTGTCAGGACCTGTGTATGCTGCCTGAagccttaaagaaaaaagatggagCATCAAGATGCAGGAAGGCCAGATGCCTGGCCCTTGAGGCCTGGGAGGGGCTGAGACTTctggggaggctgggagggaCAGCCTGAGGTCTAGCTTTCAGTCTTGGAGCAGAGTCTGGTGTCTGTCCCAGAGAGAACTGGATGAAGGCAGGCTGGTTGAGTTTAAGGCactggccctgaggaagagagcACTTCTCCTCTGTCAGCACATCCGAGCCAGCCCTGCACACCAACCTCTTCTCTGGTGTTTGCTGGGTGCAGCCTTACCCACCAGGGCCCAGGGTCTTGGCCATTTACACTAGGTCTCTGGGTGCTAGGTCAGCTGCTCGTACCCTGGTCTCTTTCTGTACAAACAGAAGTGCTGAATGAAGAAGACAACATCAAAGAAGATGGAGAAGACGCCAAGTCCAAACTTGGTTGGGTCTCCGAAGATCAATGTCCATTGGTCTGTTAATAGTCAAGGGGACAGAATCTGGTTTTAGGTTGGCAGTTCCTGTGGCAGTTGGCACATGTGGGGTTTGGGGGTCCCCATTTGCCCAGGACTGCAAATTCTCTAGCTGCAAAGCCCCTGGGTGAGTTTGTCCTTGTAGGCTGGGATGAGCTTGGAATCCCCAGGCTGCTGGGAGTAGCTATGGCTTGGGGATGGGGGCAGTGGGTCCCAAAGCCTGACCCTACCCTGTGTCTACACCCACTGGGTGGGGGCAGCCTGTTGGCTGACTCACCATTATTGTAGGACTGGAGGAACATCTGGAGGAGGCTGAAGCTGCCCCCTATGAAGTCCAGGAGCACATTGCCAATGCTCCAGCCCGCAGTGCTTTTGTAGTAAAAGTTCATGTAGGCCTGGGTCACACAGACAGATGGAGGGCTGTGAGGGGGCTGGATGGCTATGCCTTATGTCTGCCACTCTAAACAAGGGTGGCTCTGATTCATCCCACTTTTGTGCCTAAGCCTTGGCTCCAAGGAACATGGTGACCTTTAGGCTCTGACAAGCCTCAGCCAAAAGAACAGTCTGGGTGGTCCTGGGGTTTCATCTGCAGGCACGGCAATTGAAGTCCTTCCTTTCACTCCAGCACCTCCCAACTcattggagggagggagggagaacagCCGCTGCCTTCTCTACTCCTACCCATGGATGAAGCCCTATCCTGGTTTTCCAGCAACTCTGATTCTTCTTCCCATCTCTAATGAAGCTGTCCCTGTATTCAGCATGGACTTGTGCTGTGCCTTAACAACACAGGCTGGGAGCCTGGCTTCCTGGTATGGAATACCTGCTCCATCATCAGAGCTGTTACCTTGGGCAAATCACCGAGTTCTCCTTGCcttagtttccccatctataGAGTGAAAATAACTCCCATCTGAGCCATGCTGGGCTTCCGGGGCTCCTCTTTAGTATCCTAGGTCTAGTGGGTTTTGCTTGGacattcccttcttcctcctgcctAGGCTCCATAGCCCTCCTCCAAACCCGTGGTGCTCTTTGGGCTTCCTTGACTGGTACCACATGGGAGGGAGGTCTTGGCCTCTTTGGTGGTCCTCTCCCAGTCAGGGTCCATATTTGCTGTTACCTATGCAGTCCCAGATGCTCCTAAATGTCTTCCACTGGGGCTCCCTACCTCCCAGGGTTCACTAGTTTCCACTGAGGTTTTCCACCCTGGTTTCCATGCCCTGGCAAAAGCTGCCTTGGGAGCAGGGCCTGAGCTTAGGACCTCTCACCTCTCACACTATCGGCCTTATGATAATGCAGCAAGGTCATGGAGTACCTGTGGAAAATACTTGACCAGTGTGACAGCAAGCTTGATGTAggagaaacagaagagaaattgCAGCCATGTGGTTGCCCCAGCTGCAGCCACAATCATGGTGATGAAGGCGAAGAGCCACAAGAGTACCAGGAAGCCGATGGCGGGTCGTGACACACGCTGGCTGCCTCGCTGAGGATGAGACAAAGAGGATGGGGCTGTAGATAGGGGCACAAGGGGCTGCTGCAGGATCTCAGGAGGGGATGACCATGAAGGAGGGGTGCAGAGTGGGCTGAAGGGGAGAGCTGGAGATGGAAGCCTGGCATTGACATAGCCCATGTGAGGGAGGCCTACACTGAGGCTATGTTCAGTGAAAGGTGAGATGTAGGAAAGATACCAGGGATCCTCAGGCTCCATCTGGGACATGGAACAAGTTGACACTTGGGCTGGGATGAGGTCCCAAGCTGCCAGGCTGTGAgatcccatccccagcaccaacttTACCTTGCAGTCTCCAGTTTCTATCtactttttgtttctgctttgcaAAGCTGGGTGGCCTCTAAGCTCATTCCAAAAGGAGTGAAGGGTGTTAAAGATGTAAATTCCAACACCGGAAGCCCAGCAACTCATCCTAGCCCAGGTTTCGACCTGTTCTATGACCAGATGGAACCTCTTTAATATCCTAGGTCTAGTGGGGTTTGCTTGGACATTCCCTTCTTCCCGGAATCTGCCCTGACCCCAGCCTTTCTCCAGACATGGTGCCAAGTGGGCCTTCTTCACCAAAGTTTTACAGCCaaggataagaaaactgagaaggTTCGTGAAGACGGGGGCCACACAGCCCCTCTGTGGGCCCTGAACAGTGTGTAAAGAGAACTCACCAAAGGAGGTGACACACCacagggaaatgaaaacaaagctgTCACTTCAGGGGTTTTTGTGCCCTTCCCTGCTGAGACTCTTAGACTCCAATGGGCCTCCAACAAGGCTGATCCTAGGCTCCTCCTAACCTCTGTGGAGCCAACTCTCCAGCTGGCACCCTAAGCCCTGGCCACACCCATCTGCTTATACTTCCTCTCAAATgctcctcagcctccaaagttctGTCCCTTCATGGGGAATGACAACCCCATCTTCCCCTTTAATAACACAGAACGTCATTCACCCTGGAACCGCAATAAGAATCATTTCCTCATcaccctccttccctttcctccctggCTGGCTTTGGGCCTCTACTCTGCCTCCTGTGCTCCCTGATCCACACAGCTCTCAGCCTGATGTTTTGTCACTGCTTTTCTCTGTGTCCCTCATAAAAGATTTTGGAGCCCTGTGGGCTTGAACTCACTAGGTGTTctctgtgcctggcacagggCCTGATCCATTATCCAGGCCTGGGAAGTAGATGCTGAATGACTATGTTTCCTTTCTGAGGATTCTGCATCTCTATCCAGTGGCAGGTAGGAATGGCAGGTGGCATGTGGGTGGGTTGGGACAGGTGTTGGCTGGGATAGCTCCTGGTGGGCCTGGCTGCCAGGCCCTATCTCTCACCTCATACAGGCAGCACTGCACGATGACAATCAGGGTGAGGGCAACTGCGTGCAGGCTGAAGAAGACGTCATTACTGTCCACAGGGTTCACGCCATTGGGATATTTGATGAAAAACTGTTCCTGTTGAGGGTGGGGAGAAGCTGGGAGGTGAGATGCAGGTAGTCAGCAAGAAGCTTGGACAAGCCGTGGGGGACAGGCAGTGTCATACCTTGATGTAGGGTATCCACAGGAGGCCGATGTTGAACACGCTGTAGGCCACAAAGCCCATCAGGTTCAGGGCCACAAAATCGAAGCTCAGACCAATGACACTGCCAAGGGCAAAGGGATGCAGAAGGGAAGGGTGAGACCTGGGAGGGGACGGAGCTCCTAGCGGGTGAAGTGTGAGGAGAGCACTGTTCTTTGGTTCTTTAATATTCCACAGTCAATGCCACCCAACCCCTGTCCTCTTGGGTGCCgattcccttcctccctcacttgCTCCTCCAGTCCTGGCTCCCACAGGGGATCCTGGAGGCCTCCTGCAGAAGTACCTCTGCCCTTGCTGACTCTCTGCTATGAGGCTCCCATGGCTAGGGTGACTGCAGCAGAGCTTGTGTCCTTGCTGCATGAAGATGCACCCCCAAGCCCACTTTcacttttgtctttaaaatcagGTGGGAGTGCTTCGTCCCCAGGACTGAAGGATGAGTGACTTGACACCTCAGTCTTCCAGGGCTCTGGAGGTTTGGGTGGGCTTTTCCCCTACCCGGTCCATTCTTAGCTGAGAAGCCCATCTTGTTGCTTCCACAGGGAGGGACTGAACTGGCTAAGGGACCAATGCTCAGCACTGGACTCCTACCTAGGCTCTTAGAGAGGACTTTCCCATCAGGACAACCTTCTTGAGAAGGCAGACAGAGAAGAGCAGAGGGAAGAGTGGGAAGCAGCACCAACTGCAGCCTCACTGGAATGCCCCTTCTCACTGCCCCACAGGCCTCAGGCAAAGCTTAGAAGGTTACCTCTTCCGCCTCCAGTTCTTGATCACCTGAGGGTAGAAGGAGATGGACCAAGCCACAAAGTAGATCCACCCAATCACCTGGTTTATGATGCTAATGGTGTTGCTGCGGATCACCAAGAAGCGTATCCTTGGGCTAGAAAGGGATTTGGGATGTGATGAGCTAAGGCTGGGCTTCTGAAGAAAGCCCTTCTGCCCTCTGCCCAGCATGGCCTCCCTTTCCTCAAGGCCCATGTGGCCAGGGAGGAGGCTAGCCTACCTGGTTGCATTGGAATAATTTCCATGCAGATAAACAGTCACTTGTCCAACATTTTGAGAAGTCACTTGAAAAGAGGAATTTGTCACTCCGGGAGGCACTTCAACCTGTTAGAAAGACTTAATTTGATCTGAGGCCACATATAATTAtttagggtctcaccaagtgtCTTACACCAGCCTACAAATGAGGGAATGAGGAGAAGGTCCATCATAGATGGTCCCTATCTTCAAAGagcttgctgaaaaaaaaaaaaggcagaaatgtTGAGATAGACAACCACTTCAAATCCCCTACATCTCTGTGTTTGACTTTGAGCAGAACTATGGACTGGTCCTCAGGGCCTTCCAGGGCTCAATTCTGAGGGAGGGTGGGATGACTTTCTTTCTCTCACTACTCATGTTATTTATGCTCTGATTTCAGTCTGATTATCTATAAATTGGAATAACATAAGTGACTATCTCACAGGGTTTCTGTGAATGACATGATGTCCACAAAGCTTCCAGTACAAAGCTTGACACATGGCAAACAGTGAGTGCTTCCTTTCATGCTGTACTCTGACAGTTGTGTTACATGTATTTCCATCATCATTAGACTCCTCAAGATCCACAAGAGGATGTCTGTCCTACCCCTTGCCTGGTTGCCAAGTGAACAAATCAAATGCTTGACAAACATGAAGGTTCTTAACCACATTTCTGCCTAATGTGCTGCTCCAGGAAAATGGACTTGGAGGCCTGCCTGCAACATCTGCTCTCAATCCCCCCATCCCAGGGTAGCAGGGAACAGGGTGATATATCTTTAGTGAACCAAACTGTCTCCTGTGTCCTCAATCTGTTTGTTCCCTGGGTGAGACCTATGGTCTACCCTCAACCCATATAGTTGGTTCCATGGAGATACAGCTCCATGAATGTTAGCTGATAATGGCTCCTTAATAAGGACCCTTGAGGCACTGGCTTTTTGGTTTTAGCACCAGAAATCAGGGGACTTTAGCAGGACAACCATTTCAAACCCCCTACATCTCTGAGTTTGACTTTGAAATGGAAATTTGATGACATGCACCGCTCTTAGCTCTTTTATTTTCCTGTCACTTCATTTGCAGTgctgtttatatatttgtaagtGGTCATTAAATCCCTTTGGAACTAGGCAGGGAGAAATTGGTGAATCAGAAATCAACCAAAATAAGGCAGACTGAAATGATTAGGCCCGATATTTTATACTTGCTGGTATTGCTTTTAATCCTCACAGTGTGGTCAAGTCAGACATTATAAACGATCTTGTGCTGTGTCCTGATGAATGACCTTATCCAAGGCTCACAGAACAGGTTTCTAGATAACCCAACTCCCAGGTTCTAATCAATGACTTCTAATGTCACTTCTAATGGACAGGAGTGGTAAGAGCTGGATGAGGAGGGGCCAGTGAAGCAAGAGTCTGAAAAGTGTCCAAAGGTCATTTGATACAAATGGCTTGTTTGACTCCTACTGtgaattttttcctaataaactGAACTGTAACACGCATACCGAAAAGTACACACATCACAGCTGGATGAAATGTCTACAGACAGAATGTACCCAGCTCCCAGATCAAGAAATGAAACAACACCCCAGAAGCCCTGTACCACCCGCTTCTTTGGTCTCCTGACCCCAAGGGTAACCGCTGACACCATATGGTCACTTTGTTagtactttatatacaatgaaTCCGACAGCCCATGATTTTTGTGTCGGCCTTTTTAGCTTGATACTGTGTGGCttccatttacttttaaaagagGATTACTCTTATGTAGATGTTTGCCCTAAACTAAGTAGTGTGTTCCTCCCAGAGTCTAAACGTGATCTGTGGATGAAGAGGGCTGCTCAGACCTGCTATTGGAACCAGCTGCTCTTCTTGTACTGCTTGCTGCCCCTGGACCCTTGGTGGCAGTAAGCTGTGAGAAATGGCACAGGCTAATGCCTTATCAAGGGATCAAGGTCTCCTCTCACATAGGATCCCTTTAAAGGGACACTCTGAAGCCCCTCTCTCAGCAGTGCTGCATTTGCCAGATTCTCCAACTCTTGAGATTGATCATGTTTCACTACTGTTTGCATACTGGACCTCACCACTGATTTTGCTGTCCACCTCCACACCTCCCCGCCATGGCCTCAGGGCCTTCCAGCTCAGCCCTGCATCCCTCCCTGGCATTGTGAAGGTATgactgacaaataaaaattgaacataTGTACAATGttagctaattaacatatccagcctccttttttttgttcttgttgtgatactagggatttatctaggggtgctctaccactgagccatatccccagcccttttattatttattttggggcagggtctcactaagtttcccaggctggccttgaacttgctatccttttgcttcagcctcccaagtagcttggattataggtgtgtgccaccatacccgcACTTATCCTTTTTTTATGGTgtaaatctgttttgtttttttttaaggtggaaacatttaaaatctcTTAACAGTCTTCCATCACAGTCATGACTTCCTTAATAATGGGGTATGCTCTGATTTAACATATTAggcaattttataattatatgaaCAATATAGAATGGATAAATACGAGTTGAGATGGCTAACTTGTCACACTATAcagtataatctttttttttttttaaatatttatttatttttttagttatcggcagacacaacatctttgtatgacccaacatctttgtttgtatgtggtgctgaggatcgaacccgggccgcacgcatgccaggcgagcgcgctaccgcttgagccacatccccagcccaatatacagtataatcttatgggaccactgtcCTTTACGTGGTCCTCTGTTGACCAACAGGTTATTTGGTGCACGACTATACATAATAccttattattaactatagtcatgaTAGATCTCCAGAAGTTATTCATCCTAACTGATTTGTAttcatcttgttttttaaaaattaatttatttttaaacccttATTTCTCCTGAGTTACTATCTccctattcttcttcttctttttttttttggtaccaggggtctAACCCCTaagccacctcccagccctttttattttttgagacaggttctcaccaagttggTAGGGGCttcaccaagttgttgaggctggctttggattccctatcttcctgcctcagcctccctagctgctgggattacaggcgtgagctaAGACGCCTGGCTTGCTGCCTCCCTATTCTTATCTAGTTGAGTGGCAACTGGCTTACATCCCTGGTAAGGAGGAAACAAGGTACatacaaatagataaatacataaagcTCTGAATAATTGTTACTATTATCCCAGGCAGCCTCTGGAACTGGGTTTTACAAATGATATCCACTCAATAGTGTCTCAGAAGAGagtttcataaacattttttttaagagtaaatgtacttttttttaaaagttgtcaacagactttatttatttatatgcagcgcTGAGAATTGAACATAGTGCCTCATGTTATGAACAacttggctggggttgtggctcagaggaagagtgctggtctagcatgcgtgaggcactgggttcgatcctcagcaccacataaaaataaaataaagatactgtgtccacttacaactaaaaaaattaatgttttttaaaaaagtttcataAACTTTAATGTGGACCCCAATCATCTGGGGACCTTGCTAACATATACACTTTGAATCTGGGATAGGGCCTAAGAGTTTATGTTTctaaaaagttattattatttttgtggtgttggggattgaacccagggccccagcaTGCTAGACACATACTCTAACACTTGAGTATAGCCCCAGCAACTGAaagattttttccttccttccttcctgagccacatccccagcctttttatttttttacttttgagacagggtctcactaagttgcttagggctctgctaaattgtggaggctggcctcctatctcttgagtagctgggattacaggtgggtgccaccatgcctggaacaactgaaagatttttaaacaaGACTAATGCTGCTGGTTCATGAATATTCTTGAGTAGTAAGGCCTTAGAAAACTATCTTAAGAACTTCTAATTCTCAGAACCACTTTTGCCTCTGGCTTCTTCCTATCTCCTTCTTAATCAAAGTTATATAGCATAAAATGCTCATCCCCAAAGAGACTGATGAAAACAAAAGTCACAGATTTTTGGAATGATGAAACAGGGACAATCTAGGTGACCCATAGCCACAAACTCTTAATTACAACATGTTTTGTTATTTAGCATTTCCCATTAGTTAGATTTGTTACTTACTTCATCAGGGAGTTCAAGGATagtaatattttttgaatgaaatgTGATTTCAAAAGTGATCACCAAGGTTGCATTTAATGGCTGCCTGTGGAGGACAAGAGTCTGATTATTGCTGAGAAATTGGACACTGTGAAATCTCAACCAACCCTCTGGATTTTGCACCAGGTCTTAATTTCTCAAGTAATCAGGAATAAGAAATGCTACGTGCTCAACCCTGAGGGGTAGAGAGGTGGAATCCCTGCTCCTTAGGTGTCTTCTATCTTTACCAGAAAATTAGATGTCCCTTCAGGGTAGGATGAGAATGTGAGAAGGTAGCAAACTGACTGTGAATGATTTGGGAGGCATCCAGAGATGGATAAGATAGAGGCTCCCTGTGGCAGTGGGAAAGGTTTCCCAGAAAGGGTCAGATCTGAGCAGGATTTGGTTACAAAGTCAGAATCTGACTGAAGGAAATGAGGGCCCTTGGGGAACAGCCCATAGGGACCTCAAATCTGGGTGTAGAGGCTTGGAGTTAATTGAGAGGCCAGCCATAAGCCACTCAGGGACTCTAGAGGGGGTGAGTTGGGGTTAAAGGATGACTTGGGACATTTACAAGGTATGGACGTGCAGGAATGATAGGAATTGGAAATGAAATGGCAGGGCTGTAAGGGAAACTGGGAGCCATACCTCCCaggaaaggtaaagaaaaaaggaCAGGGTTCCAGATCTTCAACTCAGGGCATCCTCACAACTGGGGTGCATGAACAGGGTGAAGTAGCTAAGGGCACAAAGGGAGAGGTGGGCTTTCTGGCACAGTCTAGACTAGGTCAAGACCGCTGTGCCTAAATTTGAAGGGGTCATCAAGTAAGAGTCTCCGACAAAGGCCAAGCATGAGCATTGCAGGAGTGGGATTATGCCATATGGTCACTTCTGCTTTTGGAAGTAACCTCAGCAGGACTAATCAGTAGTTCAGCTTCTTGCCCCTTGACCTTCAGGGATCTCTTCAAGTATTTAGTCTTGGAAAGGGTCTTGAAGTCTGTCATCGATTGTTCATTACTCTAGAACTCTCCACATGGGGAGAAAAAGCTTGTGTCTCTGGTAAGAAGcaccccttcttcttcctcctagTGGAAGGATTCAGTCTGGGGGTTCAACTGAGATGCTACTCTGTAGCCCAGGGTTAGTATCACTGTTGTTTCTATGGCTTGTCCTCCAACTAAGAGGCAAAAGCGTCACCTCTGAAATATGAATAGACTGAACCACCAGTCAGCCCTGACCTAACTGTAGGGCCCATACAAGTGGGGCTGAGGACAAAAATGGGCCTGACAACTTACCCCAGGGTGATGCTGACGTTGGTTGAACTGCCATTTTCCAGTTTCACAACAGGAGGCACGGTGAAGCTGACAGTCGATTCTGGAAGGACCCAAGTCAATGATGTGAGTCATCAGATCAGAGTGTTCACGCCCATGAGAAGAAATAGGCATAAGGGCCCCTGACATCTGATCACTGACATCCTACTTTCTAAGTGAAGAGAGGGAGGTACTGGAGGCTCCATGAGGGGACTGGATACATGGGCCTCATTATGCTCCTTCCACATCTGTTgccagagacagagacagaaggtGCCATAGGCCAGAGCAGGAAATGCTGGAGCTTTCTCCCCAATTTCCTCTTCTGACAGGCTCTGAGGGCCTGAGGCTTAGTTACCTGGAGACAATTTACAAGCACGGAGCTCCAAAATTACCACAAAGGAATTCATGCCACCATTTGGGATTATAAATGGTGAATGGGAACCACCTCTTCAGATGGATAACACAGGGGTCTCTTCTTTATAAGGTTATATAATCCTGAAGAACTGGTCCAGCCCCTCTCTGCAGTCTCAAGACATGCATGGGGCCCAGCTAACATGGTTTTAAAGAACCCTTTTACAATCCCTTATTGATTCAGCTTAACCCATGCATGGATCCCCCTCCTGAAGCTGGCGATAAGGTAGTGACTGGAGAATAGTTAAAGATACACATTTTTCATCATAAAGGATTTCTTCTTGGCATTAAGATGTTAACTCAAGATAAGGTAGACAAATAGGTGCTTCCAGGATGAGGGAGGAAGCCCGTTTGGGTGTTAGAAAATCACCTTGGGAAACTGGGTGTGTAGTTAAATGGTAGAGCACGTGATTAgcatgcaggagaccctgggtttaatccccaataccaaacaacaacaacaaccaaaaaaatcacCTTGGGAGGTCAACTACCCCAGGGTACCCTGGTCTCAGAACATGACCAAACTTGCCTCTTCAAGCTCTTCTTGTGTTCTTTGGGCAGCCCACCTCCTCATCCCTGCCCTTACCTCCACTCCAGGTGTGCTTAAAACATTATGCCATAACCTCCCCATCTCACCTTTCCTGTCTCACAGACCTTAGGGTTATGCAGTCCAGAGGTCATGATTATGAATCTAAATTGGGATGGGAATGGCACCCAAACGGGAGAGCAGGTGCTCAACTCTGATGAAGATGGTTCTTGTAGGGGTAGAGCCTGCAAGCAGGGCCCAGGTCTCCTCTACCCAGACTCCTTAAAGGCAGATAATGAAGAACTGAGAACTAAAATTTAATTCAGCTTCCTCTGTTGATTCTCCTTCTTCAATACTCCTACCTGGTAGTTCTTCTTCCCCTGCCTGGACACCTACAGGGAGAGTCATCTCATCTTCTCCAAGGTGCTCAGGCAACCTGAAACTCACATTTCTGGGTCCAGTTCTGCTACCTGGAGCCTTTCTGATCACATCTGAGATTACTTCTACCTCTTAGCCCTTCATCTAGGAATGTGGATGAAGGCTGCCTCCAGTCTGAAAATCCCCCAGCTGAGATGCCCACTGTCTGTGATCTACAGTATCCTCTTGCCTGGCTCCCTCAGGTCCTTGTAGAGGCCAAGCTGCTCATAGTATGTtggtccctccctctctctctctctattttgggtactggggattgaactcatgggcattGAACTCATAGGCActtaacactgagtcacatcccagccctattttgtattttatttagagacaggttcattgagttgcttagtgccttgcttttgctgaggctggctttgaactcatgatcctcctgcctcagccacctgatccactgggattacaggtgtgcaccacaatgcCTGGAGGTCCCTCTCATAGTTAACTATAGCCTCAGGACCTGGAGGCAATTTGGTGACTCTGTCccactttttgttttcattttcactgcTCTGATATCATTTCaatttagtatatgtgctgcagAAGGGAGCACCAATGCTCTGATACTTATCTGAGGTTTTATTCTGGTCTTGCAAACTGGGGTGGTGCAGTTCATTTTACCCAGAACTGAGGACCACACCAGATAACCAAGTCCCATAAAGAGCCACTGCTCAGGACAGGGGTACTAAAAATGACATCAGGCAGCCACCCATACCTCTAGGTACCTAGGGTTCTTTTGGAACAGTGGTCAGAGTGAGTGGGAGATCCACAAGGCCTTAGATTTTTCACAGACTTTGCATGTAAAAGGAGGAAGTTATGAACTCTCAAGGAACCAGATCCAAGAATGTTTATGTCCCCCTcactcagcaccacaaaagacaGCAGTATTTAACACTCTGAAATCACACAGTTCCACCATGGCTCTGACTCTTCCTAGCTATGTGATCATGGGTAAGGTACTGAATCTCTCTgagtctccatttcctcatctgtaaaatgggggaaaatagCAAGACCTATCTTAAAGGATCACTGTGAAAATAAAAGGTAGTAATGTTTGTAACATGCTTTCCACTTGACCTGCATATGAAATAATTATTGgttactatcatcatcatcattttgaaACTACAGGACATTTTAGCCCAGGACATTTTAGCAGCCAGGAAGCTGGTACCATAACCTGGAAAAGTACATCTTAAGGTTCGCTCTGGGGTGGGAGCCTTTAGACACCATATCATAATTACCAAAGGAGTCACAGTGAATCCACCTCAGTTTTCACTAAACaggctctgttttttttttttttaaactaatactTACTGGGAcctctcctgctcttcatctAATTTCATGCCAGCCAG contains:
- the Ctns gene encoding cystinosin isoform X3; the encoded protein is MGELGWCSAKSKNMIRNWLLIFILFPLKLVEKCESTVSFTVPPVVKLENGSSTNVSITLGQPLNATLVITFEITFHSKNITILELPDEVEVPPGVTNSSFQVTSQNVGQVTVYLHGNYSNATSPRIRFLVIRSNTISIINQVIGWIYFVAWSISFYPQVIKNWRRKSVIGLSFDFVALNLMGFVAYSVFNIGLLWIPYIKEQFFIKYPNGVNPVDSNDVFFSLHAVALTLIVIVQCCLYERGSQRVSRPAIGFLVLLWLFAFITMIVAAAGATTWLQFLFCFSYIKLAVTLVKYFPQAYMNFYYKSTAGWSIGNVLLDFIGGSFSLLQMFLQSYNNDQWTLIFGDPTKFGLGVFSIFFDVVFFIQHFCLYRKRPGLQAAYTGPDSHLRWNWVQNLQLKAFPQTTNVSGRTLKG
- the Ctns gene encoding cystinosin isoform X2 — its product is MSSAKSKNMIRNWLLIFILFPLKLVEKCESTVSFTVPPVVKLENGSSTNVSITLGQPLNATLVITFEITFHSKNITILELPDEVEVPPGVTNSSFQVTSQNVGQVTVYLHGNYSNATSPRIRFLVIRSNTISIINQVIGWIYFVAWSISFYPQVIKNWRRKSVIGLSFDFVALNLMGFVAYSVFNIGLLWIPYIKEQFFIKYPNGVNPVDSNDVFFSLHAVALTLIVIVQCCLYERGSQRVSRPAIGFLVLLWLFAFITMIVAAAGATTWLQFLFCFSYIKLAVTLVKYFPQAYMNFYYKSTAGWSIGNVLLDFIGGSFSLLQMFLQSYNNDQWTLIFGDPTKFGLGVFSIFFDVVFFIQHFCLYRKRPGYEQLT
- the Ctns gene encoding cystinosin isoform X1, which encodes MGELGWCSAKSKNMIRNWLLIFILFPLKLVEKCESTVSFTVPPVVKLENGSSTNVSITLGQPLNATLVITFEITFHSKNITILELPDEVEVPPGVTNSSFQVTSQNVGQVTVYLHGNYSNATSPRIRFLVIRSNTISIINQVIGWIYFVAWSISFYPQVIKNWRRKSVIGLSFDFVALNLMGFVAYSVFNIGLLWIPYIKEQFFIKYPNGVNPVDSNDVFFSLHAVALTLIVIVQCCLYERGSQRVSRPAIGFLVLLWLFAFITMIVAAAGATTWLQFLFCFSYIKLAVTLVKYFPQAYMNFYYKSTAGWSIGNVLLDFIGGSFSLLQMFLQSYNNDQWTLIFGDPTKFGLGVFSIFFDVVFFIQHFCLYRKRPGYEQLT